The Zavarzinia compransoris genome has a window encoding:
- a CDS encoding 2Fe-2S iron-sulfur cluster-binding protein: MASLLKKLFGRGEPRVATINPLGVQITVDGSQTLLEAALAQGIAFPHSCTVGTCGSCKCRLTEGRVSAITDFGYTLSRQELEAGYILACQAQVKGAITIEIENPGADLPAPEVFAGRIIRTDDLTHDIKAVTLGLDRPIDFVAGQYADITAPGLPARSYSFATAPERGGRQEISFFIRKVPGGQFTEKLFAGALAGAEVSVSGPHGTFHLRPGEAPIVCIAGGSGLAPLLSLLQHARKNRVRRRCVMLFGARTQADLYKVEQIEEIARDWLPSLRFVPVLSHEPAESGWAGLRGLVTDHIAATLPEGDRAEFQGYMCGPPGMIDAAIAELTRLGVPLPAIHYDKFTDAGTGKR; the protein is encoded by the coding sequence ATGGCCAGTCTGCTCAAGAAACTTTTCGGCCGGGGCGAACCGCGCGTGGCGACGATCAACCCGCTCGGCGTCCAGATCACCGTCGACGGCTCGCAAACCCTGCTGGAAGCGGCGCTCGCCCAGGGCATCGCCTTCCCGCACAGTTGCACGGTCGGCACCTGCGGGTCCTGCAAGTGCCGGCTGACCGAAGGCCGGGTCAGCGCCATCACCGACTTCGGCTATACGCTGTCGCGGCAGGAACTGGAGGCGGGCTATATCCTTGCCTGCCAGGCCCAGGTGAAGGGGGCGATCACGATCGAGATCGAAAACCCGGGCGCCGACCTGCCGGCGCCCGAGGTCTTCGCCGGCCGGATCATCCGGACCGACGACCTCACCCATGACATCAAGGCCGTGACCCTCGGCCTCGACCGGCCGATCGACTTCGTCGCCGGCCAATATGCCGATATCACGGCGCCCGGCCTGCCCGCCCGCTCCTATTCCTTCGCCACCGCGCCGGAACGGGGCGGACGCCAGGAAATCAGCTTCTTCATCCGCAAGGTGCCGGGCGGCCAGTTCACCGAGAAATTGTTCGCCGGCGCCCTCGCCGGGGCCGAGGTTTCGGTGAGCGGCCCCCACGGCACCTTCCACCTCCGCCCGGGCGAGGCGCCGATCGTCTGCATCGCCGGCGGCAGCGGGCTTGCGCCCCTGCTCAGCCTGCTCCAGCACGCGCGGAAGAACCGGGTGCGGCGGCGCTGCGTCATGCTGTTCGGGGCCCGGACCCAGGCCGATCTCTACAAGGTCGAACAGATCGAGGAAATCGCCCGGGACTGGCTGCCGTCGCTGCGCTTCGTGCCGGTTCTGAGCCACGAACCTGCCGAGAGCGGCTGGGCGGGCCTGCGCGGCCTCGTCACCGACCATATCGCCGCGACCCTGCCCGAGGGTGACCGGGCGGAATTCCAGGGTTACATGTGCGGGCCGCCGGGCATGATCGATGCGGCGATCGCCGAGCTGACCCGCCTCGGCGTGCCGCTGCCGGCGATCCACTACGACAAGTTCACCGACGCCGGTACCGGCAAGCGCTGA
- a CDS encoding DUF1329 domain-containing protein, whose product MHIRRYGPDFTRRHFLEQVARGVVTAGVLAPLWPALAAKGAADTAYPEELLSIEAYTKGKLAPGKVIDAGNVDLVADLLDPIQVLQIRTMGRRLLLAPETREIMRLSPWEYMEATLRNAGKARFDADGNVVNEDGRPWIGGHPFPATTDGLEAFAGLTLSWGRHDSCVYAIRECDLGTKGAIDYRYEAVWAEMSPVARVAMEPRPYLAGQEDKLRYQAIFFMSPDDVRGGSFLNVWPYDQREFPDLFGYVPTFKRIRRYPTNQRFEPMLPGSDLYLSDAWAAGDPFLTWGNYKVVATGPALAPISGNWSGARENWQVPTHGGAKGLTFYDTAVELVPQSITVEAEPVKFPRAPVSKKQVRFDLRTMLPIGMVSFDRRGDLFRSFDGAYSLYDDGTRQVMDGKHPYWSWTHVHAYNVQTGRMTRIEQAAKLSSGDGMRVNDPAIYDLYLNQGAMQRRGR is encoded by the coding sequence ATGCACATCCGCCGTTACGGCCCCGATTTCACCCGCCGCCACTTTCTGGAACAGGTGGCGCGCGGCGTGGTGACCGCCGGTGTTCTCGCCCCGCTCTGGCCCGCGCTTGCCGCCAAGGGGGCGGCGGACACCGCCTATCCCGAGGAACTGCTCTCGATCGAAGCCTATACCAAGGGCAAGCTGGCCCCGGGGAAGGTGATCGATGCCGGCAATGTCGACCTCGTCGCCGACCTGCTCGACCCGATCCAGGTCCTGCAGATCAGGACCATGGGCCGGCGCCTGCTGCTCGCGCCCGAAACCAGGGAGATCATGCGGCTGTCGCCCTGGGAATATATGGAGGCGACGCTGAGGAACGCCGGCAAGGCGCGCTTCGATGCCGACGGCAATGTGGTGAACGAGGACGGCCGGCCCTGGATCGGCGGCCATCCCTTCCCGGCGACGACCGACGGCCTGGAGGCTTTCGCCGGCCTGACCCTGTCCTGGGGCCGGCATGATTCCTGCGTCTATGCCATCAGGGAATGCGATCTCGGCACCAAGGGCGCGATCGACTACCGCTATGAGGCGGTCTGGGCCGAAATGTCGCCGGTCGCCCGCGTCGCCATGGAACCCCGGCCCTATCTTGCCGGGCAGGAAGACAAGCTGCGCTACCAGGCGATCTTCTTCATGTCGCCCGACGATGTGCGCGGCGGTTCGTTCCTCAATGTCTGGCCCTACGACCAGCGGGAATTTCCCGATCTCTTCGGTTACGTCCCGACCTTCAAGCGCATCCGCCGCTATCCGACCAACCAGCGTTTCGAGCCGATGCTGCCGGGCTCGGATCTCTATCTCTCCGACGCCTGGGCGGCGGGGGACCCGTTCCTGACCTGGGGCAATTACAAGGTCGTCGCCACCGGGCCGGCGCTGGCGCCGATCTCGGGCAATTGGTCGGGGGCGCGCGAGAACTGGCAGGTGCCGACTCACGGCGGGGCCAAAGGCCTGACTTTCTACGATACGGCGGTCGAACTGGTGCCGCAGTCGATCACGGTCGAGGCGGAACCAGTGAAATTCCCGCGGGCCCCGGTCTCGAAGAAGCAGGTCCGCTTCGACCTGCGCACCATGCTGCCGATCGGCATGGTCAGCTTCGATCGCCGGGGCGACCTGTTCCGTTCCTTCGACGGCGCCTATTCGCTCTACGACGACGGCACCCGGCAGGTGATGGACGGCAAGCATCCCTATTGGTCATGGACCCATGTCCACGCCTATAATGTCCAGACCGGCCGCATGACCCGGATCGAGCAGGCGGCGAAACTGTCGTCCGGCGACGGCATGCGGGTGAACGATCCCGCGATCTACGATCTCTACCTGAACCAGGGCGCGATGCAGCGCCGGGGGCGTTGA
- a CDS encoding AMP-binding protein, with translation MAIDPSPSFAEARDFLLRHRTDYDTAVAGFRWPRPAQFNWALDWFDGVLATAPDSRDRAALRIHDPEGSEISVSFGQMAAASNRVANFLRAQGVRRGERILLLLGNVVPLWECMLAAIKLGAVIIPATTLLTPEDLADRLARGRVRHIVTDPAQVEKFAGLPGIEAVGKIVTGAAVPGWAGLAAAHGGDYADTFAPGEATAATDPMLLYFTSGTTAKPKLVVHSHQSYPLGALSTMYWLGLQPGDLHLNISSPGWAKHAWSSFFAPWNAGATVFIVSQARFNAAQLLDVLATTGVTTLCAPPTVWRMLIQQDMGRWRTGLRELCSAGEPLNPEVIEHVERVWGLTIRDGYGQTETTAQIGNPPGQKLKLGSMGRSLPGYGHVLLDPDGAVAAEGEVCLPLSGAGRPAGLMLGYEVEGRMTATDGEVYRTGDVAERDAEGYLTFVGRADDVFKASDYRISPFELESILIEHEAVAEAAVVPSPDPLRLAVPKAFVILAAGHAPDGATARAIFAHLRGRLAPYKRVRRLEFVEDLPKTISGKIRRVDLRRAEEKRGDEPGPREFAEHMFPDLA, from the coding sequence ATGGCGATCGACCCTTCCCCGAGTTTCGCCGAGGCGCGGGATTTCCTGCTGCGCCACCGCACCGATTACGACACGGCCGTCGCCGGCTTCCGCTGGCCGCGCCCGGCGCAGTTCAACTGGGCGCTCGACTGGTTCGACGGCGTCCTGGCGACGGCGCCCGATTCCCGCGACCGGGCGGCCCTGCGCATCCATGACCCCGAAGGCTCGGAGATCAGCGTCAGCTTCGGCCAGATGGCCGCGGCCTCCAATCGCGTCGCCAATTTCCTGCGCGCCCAGGGGGTTCGCCGGGGCGAGCGCATCCTGCTGCTGCTCGGCAATGTCGTGCCGCTGTGGGAATGCATGCTGGCCGCGATCAAGCTGGGCGCGGTCATCATCCCGGCCACCACCCTGCTGACGCCGGAAGACCTGGCCGACCGCCTGGCCCGCGGCCGCGTGCGCCACATCGTCACCGATCCGGCGCAGGTGGAGAAATTCGCCGGCCTGCCGGGTATCGAGGCGGTCGGCAAGATCGTGACCGGCGCGGCGGTGCCGGGCTGGGCCGGCCTGGCGGCGGCCCATGGCGGCGACTATGCCGATACATTCGCGCCCGGCGAGGCGACGGCGGCGACCGATCCCATGCTGCTCTATTTCACCTCGGGCACGACGGCCAAGCCGAAACTGGTGGTGCATTCCCACCAGTCCTATCCGCTCGGCGCGCTCAGCACCATGTACTGGCTGGGCCTGCAGCCCGGCGACCTGCATCTGAACATCTCGTCGCCCGGCTGGGCCAAGCATGCCTGGAGTTCCTTCTTCGCGCCCTGGAATGCCGGGGCCACGGTCTTCATCGTCTCCCAGGCCCGCTTCAACGCCGCCCAGCTGCTCGACGTCCTGGCGACCACGGGCGTTACCACCCTGTGCGCGCCGCCCACCGTCTGGCGCATGCTGATCCAGCAGGACATGGGGCGGTGGCGGACCGGGCTGCGCGAATTATGCTCGGCCGGCGAACCCCTGAACCCCGAGGTGATCGAGCATGTCGAACGGGTCTGGGGCCTGACGATCCGCGACGGCTATGGCCAGACCGAGACCACGGCCCAGATCGGCAACCCGCCGGGGCAGAAGCTGAAGCTCGGCTCCATGGGCCGCTCGCTGCCGGGCTATGGCCATGTCCTGCTCGATCCGGACGGCGCCGTCGCGGCCGAGGGCGAGGTCTGCCTGCCGCTGTCGGGCGCGGGGCGCCCCGCCGGCCTGATGCTCGGCTATGAGGTCGAGGGGCGGATGACGGCGACCGACGGCGAAGTCTATCGCACCGGCGACGTGGCGGAGCGGGATGCGGAAGGATACCTGACCTTCGTCGGCCGGGCCGACGATGTCTTCAAGGCATCGGATTACCGGATCAGCCCGTTCGAGCTGGAAAGCATCCTGATCGAGCACGAGGCGGTGGCCGAGGCGGCGGTGGTGCCGTCGCCGGATCCCCTGCGCCTGGCGGTGCCCAAGGCTTTCGTCATCCTTGCTGCCGGCCATGCGCCGGACGGGGCGACGGCCCGGGCGATCTTCGCCCATCTGCGCGGGCGCCTGGCCCCCTACAAGCGCGTGCGCCGGCTCGAATTCGTCGAAGACCTGCCGAAGACGATTTCCGGCAAGATCCGCCGCGTCGACCTGCGCCGCGCCGAGGAAAAACGCGGCGACGAACCCGGCCCGCGCGAGTTCGCGGAGCATATGTTCCCCGATCTCGCCTGA
- a CDS encoding DUF1329 domain-containing protein → MHIRKYDAGFSRRQFLERTAKGIVAAGVLQPLWPLIANAQDTSKAYPEELQSIDAYTKGKVKTGDIVDAGNVDIVKDLLDPITYKQIKEMGRRIKIVKTATDPLVLNSNKYLEATVRNAGKAKFDAKGNVVTQDGKRWIGGNPFPNAKTGEEVYGNLSLSWGRNDVGFYALRDCDISPSGEVAYKYDFCWVEQNVAGLISDPNKPYLEGFDDMLRFQTVFFSSPNDVRGTSFLSNHFYDQSKFPDLFGYLPAFKRERRFPTNQRFEPLVPGLTLFLSDAWHAGDPMLTWGNYKIVDTKPHLAAAGSNWNGDRPGWEPEVHGGPKGISFYQYEYELKPEVLVIESEPTGYPRAPVGKRRTYVDVRNMQGLVSNTYDRRGELWKLVEAPYGRYEKNGKSVKDGNGETVWSVQSCMAHDIQSNRLSRFYMAEEIGGGYKPGWNNGSLYEQFLTIQAIRRLGSS, encoded by the coding sequence ATGCATATCCGCAAATACGACGCCGGCTTCAGCCGCCGCCAGTTCCTGGAGCGCACCGCCAAGGGTATCGTCGCCGCCGGCGTCTTGCAGCCGCTGTGGCCGCTGATCGCCAACGCCCAGGACACGTCCAAGGCCTATCCCGAAGAGCTTCAGTCGATCGACGCCTATACCAAGGGCAAGGTGAAGACCGGCGATATCGTCGATGCCGGCAATGTCGACATCGTGAAGGACCTGCTCGATCCCATCACCTACAAGCAGATCAAGGAGATGGGCCGGCGGATCAAGATCGTGAAGACCGCGACCGATCCCCTGGTGCTGAACAGCAACAAATATCTCGAGGCGACCGTCCGCAACGCCGGCAAGGCGAAGTTCGACGCCAAGGGTAACGTCGTCACCCAGGACGGCAAGCGCTGGATCGGCGGCAATCCCTTCCCGAACGCCAAGACCGGCGAGGAAGTCTACGGCAACCTGTCGCTGTCGTGGGGGCGCAACGACGTCGGTTTCTATGCGCTTCGCGACTGCGACATCTCGCCGTCGGGCGAGGTCGCCTATAAATACGACTTCTGCTGGGTCGAACAGAATGTCGCCGGCCTGATCAGCGATCCGAACAAGCCCTATCTCGAGGGCTTCGACGACATGCTGCGCTTCCAGACCGTGTTCTTCTCCTCGCCCAACGACGTGCGCGGCACCTCGTTCCTGTCGAACCACTTCTACGACCAGTCGAAGTTCCCGGACCTGTTCGGTTACCTGCCGGCGTTCAAGCGCGAGCGCCGCTTCCCCACCAACCAGCGCTTCGAGCCGCTGGTGCCGGGCCTGACCCTGTTCCTCTCGGACGCCTGGCACGCCGGCGACCCGATGCTGACCTGGGGCAATTACAAGATCGTCGACACCAAGCCGCATCTTGCCGCCGCCGGCAGCAACTGGAACGGCGACCGGCCGGGCTGGGAACCGGAGGTCCACGGCGGCCCGAAGGGCATCAGCTTCTACCAGTACGAATACGAACTGAAGCCCGAGGTGCTGGTGATCGAGTCCGAGCCGACCGGTTACCCCCGCGCCCCCGTCGGCAAGCGCCGCACCTATGTCGACGTCCGCAACATGCAGGGTCTCGTCAGCAACACCTACGACCGCCGCGGCGAATTGTGGAAGCTGGTCGAGGCGCCCTATGGCCGCTACGAGAAGAACGGCAAGTCGGTCAAGGACGGCAACGGCGAGACCGTCTGGTCGGTGCAGTCCTGCATGGCCCACGACATCCAGTCGAACCGCCTCAGCCGCTTCTACATGGCCGAGGAAATCGGCGGCGGCTACAAGCCGGGCTGGAACAACGGCAGTCTCTACGAGCAGTTCCTGACCATCCAGGCGATCCGTCGCCTCGGCAGCTCCTGA
- a CDS encoding efflux RND transporter permease subunit, giving the protein MKHRTWSILVMAALTIFFAFGLRNVELRTIFSDLLPSDHPYVQTFKDHPNFGSPLTVTIMVKRKDGDIYNVETLNKIWNMTREVDTAPAVDHDQVLSITTEKARYAEATPEGIDAHPIMGDKPPASQADVDEFRRRVEMAPGPRYFLISQDQTATIITATFIERLLDYGETFAFLQALVERERDADHEVYMAGQPALTGWVYYYQSQMLWIFGVTLVALVVSLALYMRNVIGVVVPLAASTVVAIWGFGFVGWLNLPIEPLIMVVPLLHVARSFSHCVQFIERYCEVLYHVKDRRKAAEISLGVMMVPGTLGIVTDAVGLCLIAVAPIPVIERLAIFCGFWAFMLVPTNVFLAPLMLSYLPTPRNILKITGRAGDGGIHVKIRNGLRVLSTWTYGKRARFTSIAVLLVAGFSIYQTLHIKIGNPVEGSNLLYNDSEFNIAVAKINDHFPGLNTLELVLEAKDPINPNRVARQAHTIETMMRIEYFLEKQPVPPVATLSFGDYLPEANRIFAGGNPKWAPLDPTDEATSAAVGAVMLGTSPKAFLHVTDFEQQNATVSLWYKDNTQETVDQALEQARAAIAFVGEDHPEFRVRLATGTIALQQSVNDAVEHYHWIILGLLNLAMFASCAYAYRSAVAGLMLLVPVNLSNFFLMAVMVSMDIGLDVNSLPITAIGIGVGIDYGIYLLSRICEEYQGHKQYDKAIYASVATTGKAIFFTATIMLFGILPWYFLSELKFLADMGLLLVMVMLINMVIALIVVPLLVWVVKPVFMTRDDLIVGEGVDLSLYTTDEAELKGLAPAQ; this is encoded by the coding sequence ATGAAGCATCGCACCTGGTCGATACTCGTCATGGCCGCCCTGACCATCTTCTTCGCGTTCGGCTTGCGCAATGTCGAGCTGCGCACGATCTTCTCCGACCTGCTGCCGTCGGATCATCCTTACGTCCAGACCTTCAAGGATCATCCGAACTTCGGCAGCCCGCTGACCGTGACCATCATGGTCAAGCGGAAGGACGGCGACATCTACAATGTCGAGACCCTGAACAAGATCTGGAACATGACGCGGGAGGTGGATACCGCGCCTGCCGTCGACCATGACCAGGTGCTCTCGATCACCACCGAAAAAGCGCGTTATGCCGAGGCGACGCCGGAAGGCATCGACGCCCATCCGATCATGGGCGACAAGCCGCCGGCCTCGCAGGCCGATGTCGACGAATTCCGCCGCCGGGTGGAAATGGCCCCGGGGCCGCGCTACTTCCTGATCTCGCAGGACCAGACCGCGACCATCATCACCGCGACCTTCATCGAGCGCCTGCTCGACTACGGCGAGACCTTCGCCTTCCTGCAGGCCCTGGTCGAGCGCGAGCGCGACGCCGACCATGAAGTCTATATGGCCGGGCAGCCGGCCCTGACCGGCTGGGTCTATTACTACCAGAGCCAGATGCTGTGGATCTTCGGCGTGACGCTGGTGGCGCTCGTCGTGTCGCTGGCGCTCTACATGCGGAACGTCATCGGTGTCGTCGTGCCGCTGGCGGCCTCGACCGTGGTCGCGATCTGGGGCTTCGGCTTCGTCGGCTGGCTGAACCTGCCGATCGAGCCCCTGATCATGGTCGTGCCCCTGCTGCACGTCGCGCGGTCCTTCAGCCATTGCGTGCAGTTCATCGAGCGCTATTGCGAAGTGCTGTACCACGTCAAGGACCGGCGCAAGGCGGCGGAGATTTCGCTCGGCGTGATGATGGTGCCGGGCACGCTCGGCATCGTCACCGATGCGGTCGGCCTCTGCCTGATCGCGGTGGCGCCCATCCCGGTGATCGAGCGCCTGGCCATCTTCTGCGGCTTCTGGGCCTTCATGCTGGTGCCGACCAACGTCTTCCTGGCGCCCTTGATGCTGTCCTACCTGCCGACGCCGCGGAACATCCTGAAGATCACCGGCCGGGCCGGCGACGGCGGCATCCACGTCAAGATCCGCAACGGCCTGCGGGTGCTGTCGACCTGGACCTACGGCAAGCGGGCGCGCTTCACCTCGATCGCGGTCCTGCTGGTCGCCGGCTTCAGCATCTACCAGACCCTGCACATCAAGATCGGCAATCCGGTCGAGGGCTCGAACCTTCTCTACAATGATTCGGAATTCAACATCGCCGTCGCCAAGATCAACGATCACTTTCCGGGCCTGAACACGCTCGAACTGGTGCTCGAGGCGAAGGATCCGATCAATCCGAACCGGGTGGCCCGCCAGGCCCACACCATCGAGACCATGATGCGGATCGAGTATTTCCTCGAGAAGCAGCCGGTGCCCCCCGTCGCCACCCTGTCCTTCGGCGACTACCTGCCGGAAGCCAACCGCATCTTCGCCGGCGGCAACCCGAAGTGGGCGCCGCTGGACCCGACGGACGAGGCGACCAGCGCCGCGGTCGGCGCGGTGATGCTGGGCACCAGCCCCAAGGCCTTCCTGCATGTGACCGACTTCGAGCAGCAGAACGCCACCGTCTCGCTCTGGTACAAGGACAACACCCAGGAGACCGTCGACCAGGCGCTGGAACAGGCGCGTGCCGCCATCGCCTTCGTCGGCGAGGATCATCCCGAGTTCCGCGTCCGCCTCGCCACCGGCACCATCGCCCTGCAGCAATCGGTGAACGACGCGGTCGAGCATTACCACTGGATCATCCTCGGCCTGCTCAACCTCGCCATGTTCGCCTCCTGCGCCTATGCCTATCGCTCGGCGGTGGCGGGGCTGATGCTGCTGGTGCCGGTCAACCTGTCGAACTTCTTCCTGATGGCGGTGATGGTGTCGATGGACATCGGCCTCGACGTCAACAGCCTGCCGATCACCGCGATCGGCATCGGGGTCGGCATCGATTACGGCATCTACCTGCTCTCGCGCATCTGCGAGGAGTACCAGGGCCACAAGCAATACGACAAGGCGATCTACGCCTCGGTCGCGACCACCGGCAAGGCGATCTTCTTCACCGCCACCATCATGCTCTTCGGCATCCTGCCCTGGTACTTCCTGTCGGAACTGAAGTTCCTGGCCGACATGGGGCTGCTGCTGGTCATGGTCATGCTAATCAACATGGTGATCGCGCTGATCGTGGTGCCGCTCCTCGTCTGGGTCGTGAAGCCCGTGTTCATGACGCGCGACGACCTGATCGTCGGCGAGGGCGTCGACCTTTCTCTCTACACCACGGACGAGGCCGAACTCAAAGGCCTCGCCCCCGCTCAATGA
- a CDS encoding DUF1302 family protein gives MSSCALVGLVVPAFGIDFTISGFIQHQVAVKITDQENPNNQAGDPFNGQQVPLEPLGLDLSSVQAVNNLLTSLSLPSLNDLTSPITGQAVTIPPTGYRNVRSTSNDFNLMVTRLEVNMQASIDANWSASATVRAIYDWNPYKDVSGGNNFYETQFYDGGGATPLEYADKSFMVDLPNATINYTNGSFYAKLGNQQIAWGEAVFFRVMDAPNGLDLRRHLIMDPGLEEYSDKRVPGLGLRMSYQVTPEWEVEGFVQKFQPSVFPTPSSPYNIIPDQFTLHERYRGFSDDVWNVGGRIRGQLGDLGLQFIAVSRHNPDGAIRWTRSGVNKDISPLLPGSGAIAAETPFERDEAYGVKSQEEWFHYAGAVRLDGVQALNSAVDDFQPATGSLTAYNVGNSPSLAAAELDTFFWLSGGLRGHIERIFPYENIFGASANYVFSGSPGSFFEQLIGRVELTYTPNKVFTAPSLSKDFLVKDEWALAAVVEKWYRWSEDFPAAYLVGQYIYKSASDLFSRSIDGYGGNSTGLHGGISSYQAVAFAGFQPSPSLEWRFEWAVLYDLQGGWYIQPGVRWKPDDKWQVDLHATIITGKDNNNNAVSSIDFADEIAVRVTYQF, from the coding sequence ATGAGCAGCTGCGCATTGGTCGGGCTGGTGGTGCCGGCCTTCGGTATCGATTTCACGATCTCCGGGTTCATCCAGCATCAGGTCGCGGTCAAGATCACGGACCAGGAGAACCCCAACAACCAGGCGGGCGATCCGTTCAACGGCCAGCAGGTGCCGCTGGAACCCCTCGGCCTCGATCTCAGCTCGGTGCAGGCGGTGAACAACCTCCTGACCAGCCTGTCGCTGCCGTCGCTGAACGACCTGACCTCGCCCATCACCGGGCAGGCGGTCACGATTCCGCCGACCGGATACCGCAACGTCCGTTCGACCAGCAACGATTTCAACCTGATGGTGACCCGCCTCGAGGTCAACATGCAGGCCTCGATCGATGCGAATTGGAGCGCCTCGGCCACGGTCCGGGCGATCTACGACTGGAACCCCTACAAGGATGTTTCCGGGGGCAATAATTTCTACGAAACCCAGTTCTACGACGGCGGCGGCGCCACCCCGCTCGAATATGCCGACAAGAGCTTCATGGTCGACCTGCCGAACGCGACCATCAACTACACCAACGGCTCCTTCTACGCCAAGCTGGGCAACCAGCAGATCGCCTGGGGCGAGGCGGTGTTCTTCCGCGTGATGGATGCGCCGAACGGCCTCGATCTCCGGCGCCACCTGATCATGGATCCGGGCCTCGAGGAATATTCGGACAAGCGCGTGCCCGGGCTCGGGCTTCGCATGTCCTATCAGGTGACGCCGGAATGGGAAGTCGAGGGTTTCGTCCAGAAGTTCCAGCCCTCGGTCTTCCCGACGCCGTCGTCGCCCTACAACATCATCCCCGACCAGTTCACCCTGCACGAGCGCTATCGCGGCTTTTCCGACGACGTCTGGAACGTCGGCGGCCGCATCCGCGGCCAGCTGGGCGATCTCGGCCTGCAGTTCATCGCCGTCTCGCGCCATAATCCGGACGGTGCCATCCGCTGGACCAGGTCGGGCGTGAACAAGGACATCAGCCCGCTGCTGCCCGGTTCGGGCGCGATCGCGGCGGAGACGCCCTTCGAGCGCGACGAGGCTTACGGCGTGAAGAGCCAGGAGGAATGGTTCCACTACGCCGGCGCGGTGCGCCTCGACGGCGTGCAGGCGCTGAACTCGGCGGTCGACGATTTCCAGCCGGCGACCGGCTCGCTCACCGCCTATAACGTCGGCAACAGCCCGAGCCTGGCGGCGGCGGAACTCGATACGTTCTTCTGGCTGTCCGGGGGGCTCCGCGGCCATATCGAACGCATCTTCCCCTATGAGAACATCTTCGGCGCCAGCGCCAACTATGTCTTCAGCGGTTCGCCCGGCTCGTTCTTCGAGCAGCTGATCGGCCGCGTCGAGCTGACCTATACGCCGAACAAGGTGTTCACGGCGCCGTCGCTCAGCAAGGACTTCCTGGTCAAGGACGAATGGGCCTTGGCCGCGGTGGTCGAGAAATGGTACCGCTGGAGCGAGGATTTCCCCGCCGCCTATCTCGTCGGCCAATATATCTACAAGTCGGCCAGCGACCTGTTCAGCCGCAGCATCGACGGCTACGGCGGCAACAGCACCGGTCTCCACGGCGGGATCTCCAGCTATCAGGCGGTGGCCTTCGCCGGCTTCCAGCCCTCGCCCTCGCTGGAGTGGCGCTTCGAATGGGCCGTGCTCTACGACCTGCAAGGCGGCTGGTACATCCAGCCCGGCGTCCGCTGGAAGCCCGACGACAAATGGCAGGTCGACCTGCACGCCACCATCATCACCGGCAAGGACAACAACAACAATGCCGTCTCGTCGATCGACTTCGCCGACGAGATCGCCGTCCGCGTAACCTATCAGTTCTGA
- a CDS encoding sialidase family protein, translating into MRFRGHLALGLILAGIAPAGAKAGTIGFDVVHQGTMHEAVYCINRDQDRLIAVGAPNLLFDSADGGRTWTQNTTVAFSGAPMGCRLKHGIGFVVGQGGQIFRQEAGAWSAVPKATEARLFAVDHNAKGLAVAVGAFGAVLVSTDAGRSWTPVQYDWSSTNTEGFEPHVYAVSVAEDGTILIAAEFESILRSTDQGRTWTLVHKGKASLFDLSVGTDGIGFAVGQDGRVLRTADGGLSWTAVPTGVSTNLLGVSRDGAGKVLVSGLRTLLVGADDGSALVSVEAGDVATGWYQGIARGGNGAWLLGGQSGRLVQVTSK; encoded by the coding sequence ATGCGCTTTCGCGGACATCTCGCCCTCGGCCTGATCCTCGCCGGCATCGCGCCGGCGGGGGCCAAGGCCGGGACCATCGGCTTCGACGTGGTGCACCAGGGCACCATGCACGAGGCCGTCTATTGCATCAATCGCGACCAGGACCGGCTGATCGCGGTCGGCGCCCCGAACCTGCTGTTCGACAGCGCGGACGGCGGCCGGACCTGGACGCAGAACACCACCGTCGCCTTCTCCGGCGCCCCCATGGGCTGCCGCCTGAAGCACGGCATCGGCTTCGTCGTCGGCCAGGGCGGCCAGATCTTCCGCCAGGAAGCCGGCGCCTGGAGCGCCGTGCCCAAGGCGACCGAGGCCCGCCTCTTCGCCGTCGACCATAACGCCAAAGGTCTCGCCGTCGCCGTCGGCGCCTTCGGCGCGGTCCTGGTCTCGACCGATGCCGGCCGCAGCTGGACGCCGGTGCAATACGACTGGTCGAGCACCAATACCGAAGGCTTCGAGCCGCATGTCTATGCCGTCTCGGTGGCCGAGGACGGCACCATCCTGATCGCGGCGGAATTCGAATCGATCCTGCGCTCGACCGACCAGGGCCGGACCTGGACCCTGGTCCACAAGGGCAAGGCGTCGCTGTTCGACCTTTCGGTCGGCACGGACGGCATCGGTTTCGCCGTCGGCCAGGACGGCCGCGTGCTGCGCACCGCCGATGGCGGGCTGAGCTGGACGGCGGTCCCCACCGGGGTTTCCACCAACCTTCTCGGCGTCAGCCGGGACGGCGCGGGCAAGGTCCTGGTCAGCGGCCTGCGGACGCTGCTGGTCGGCGCCGACGACGGCTCGGCGCTGGTCTCGGTCGAGGCGGGCGACGTCGCGACCGGCTGGTACCAGGGCATCGCCCGCGGCGGCAACGGCGCCTGGCTGCTCGGCGGCCAGAGCGGGCGGCTGGTCCAGGTAACCTCTAAATAG